The following nucleotide sequence is from Malania oleifera isolate guangnan ecotype guangnan chromosome 4, ASM2987363v1, whole genome shotgun sequence.
CTACTTCATTCAACGTGCCCGGCTCTCATCCCATGCTCACGCGTGCTAAGGCTGGTATTTTAAGACTTGTCATCCTATGAATCTTGGTGTCTTGCGTTCCTCTAGCCTTCTTTTGGCTCTACTTGCCACGACTGAGCCTAAAGGTTTTAAATCTACTACTAAGAACCCTGCCTGGCTTGCCACAATGGATGAAGAAATTCAGACCCTGTAGAATAATCAAACTTGGATTTTGGTCCCTTGACCCGCCAATACCAACATTGTTGGGTCCAAATGGGTGTTCCAGACCAAATATCTTCTTGATGGCTCCGTTGAAAGACTCAAGGCATGTCTTGCTGCAAAAGGTTACACCCTGGTCCCAGGTCTTGACTACACTGATACTTTCAACCCTATTATTAAGGCTATCACTATTCGTGTAGTACTTTCAATTGCTATAACCAACTGATGGCCTCTTCACCAACTTGACGTAAAAAATGCTTTCCTCAATGGCACACTCAATGAAAATGTCTATATGGAGCAGCCCTAATCATGTCTGTCAATTGAAGAAAGCCCTCTATGGTCTTAAGCAAGCTCCTTGGGCTTGGTTTCAGCGTTTCAACTCATTTCTTCTCCGACTTGGTTTTACTTGCAGTCGTGCTGACAcatccctattttttttttttcataagaaTTCTACAGTAATATATTTACTTCTTTATGTTGATAACTTCATTATTACTGGAAACGATAATCTCTTCTTGACAACTTTGCTTATAAACTCCATTCCTAATTTGCCACCAAAGATTTGGGTTCTCTCAGTTATTTCCTCAGTTTTGAAGCCTCGCCTATTGCTGATGGAATTTTTCTCAATCAGCTCAAGTATGCCTGAGATATCCTCACTTGTGCCCAATTGCTTGACAGCAAATCAGTTCCTACTCCCATGGTCGTCTCTCAAAATCTATCTGCTGATGGTTCTCTGTTCTCTGATCCCACTTTATACAGGTCTCTTGTTGGTGCTCTTCAATATCTGACCATCACGTGCCCATGTTGTCAACACTGTTAGCCAATTTCTACATGCTCCCACTGAAGACCATTTTCAGGCGGTTAAGTGTATTCTTTGCTATGTCAAGGGCACTCTCCATTTTGGTCTTACTTTTCACCACTTTGCTGCTCCTAGTAGCCTCATTACCTACTCTGATGCTACTGGGGCTACTGGGCCGGTTGCCCAGACACACATCGTTCTACTTCTGGCTACTCTATTTTTCTTGGTGATAATTTGGTCTCCTAGAGTGCTAAAATGCAACCTACTATCTCTCATTCTAGCTGTAAATCTAAGTATCGTGCTCTTGCCCACACTGCTGCCGAACTGCTTTGGCTTGCTCATCTTCTCTCTGATCTCCAAGTTTCCGCACCCAAACCACCACTCCTAGTATGTGACAACAAGAGTGCAATCTTTTTTAGCTCCAATCCGGTTACCCATAAGCATGCTAAGCATGTTGAATTAGACTATTATTTTCTGCGCAAACTTGTTCTTGCTGGAAAAATTCGCACTCAGTATGTACCTTTACATCTTCAAATTGCCGACATCTTCACCAAAAGTATTTCTCAACCACTATTTGAATTTTTTCGATCCAAGCTTCACGTCCATTCAAATCCAACGCTTAGCTTATGGGGGGTGTTGAGGATCACATAACTCATTACACAAAGGCTTCCCAAATATAGCTTCATTGACCCATAATTGTAGataattatatttattctaaGAGATTAGTTTTCGTTATTTTGCAATCTCATTTAATAGTAATTATCTTTTGTAAATATAAATACAACAATTTACACCCACGTTCCAATGCAATGATTTCACAAACATTCTCAGTCGCCGTTCACTCCTATGCATGTAGGCATACTATCGAATCACGTTAAATTCATGTATTTATCTTACTTTTTTTTATCTCTATGTTTGTCCGTATTATTTATcataatcgtaacatgttttacaacaaAAAGTTGTTAagatattttttttgtgaaattttaaaaggaaaaaccAAAAAGATAACTACTAAAAAAAATCCCAAGACATTAGAGGAGCAATtcaatattttgcaaaccatAGCCTAAAATCTGCATAAGCATGTGTATACATTTGACTTTAATCAATCGCTCAAGCCCGCCGAGAACCTGATCCCGGTCGACGGGAGCCACGACATCCCGTCGATGAACTGTCCAACGGTGAAGAAACGGGCATCTGCCGGATCCTGGATGACGTGGTAACCGGGCCACTTGACCCGACCTGAAAGCGACGCCCCGGGCCCAAAATTTTTGTATTCACCATAATACAACGAGCCCAAAGCAAAATTCCCGTACCACTCGAGCCACCCTCTGGGCTGGACCAGCCGGCTCATGTAGGTGTTCATGAAGACGGTCCGGGAGAACTGCTTCCACGGCCGGCCCAGGAAGGTGGGCTGGGTGGCGTAGATCCGGCTGTCCTGGATGGAGAAGCCGGTGCTCTGGTGGGGGTTTTTCCGGCCTTGGGCGGTGATGGTCACCTTCTGGTGCGGCAGGGGCTGCCGCGTGAGGATGTTGCAGTTCTGGAGGACGGCGGCGCCGTTGCCGAAGATGAAGTCGATAGTGCCGGAGATGGTGCACTCGCGGAAGAACTGGCGGAGGGAGTGGGAGTAGAGGGTGTCTTGGTAGCTTTCCATGCTGCACCTGAAGAAGGCCGACTGGTCGGAGTCCACCCGCAGCGCCACCGCCTGGAAATTCCGGGGTCCAGCGGTGTTGCGGAAAGTCATGTCTCTTGCGATGAATCCCTTGCCGGAAACCGCTGTAATGCTCATATGCGGGAAAAATATGTAAAGAGTTAATGCTATTCAACACGGGAGCAATGATATGAACATTAATGCCATATGAAAACGTCTCACTAAAGGAGAAATTATACGGCAACCTCCATTTTCAGTCTCTCCGCATACTTATTACTTAATGTCAGGCAGGTGATAAATTGATCTTAAAACTCATTTCTATTAGTGACTGTATAATTAAGAAAACAAATACACTTAGAAATCTTGTGAAAGTAAAATTTGAATGTAAGTAGGTTTCTAAATCTCTTCATTTTAAAGTTTCTTTAGTCTAACATtttgtttcaaaaataaaaaagaaaaaatgagaacaaaaaaacaagaaaattattttttcctgTCATATCAAATACcacaataagaaaaaaatttatttcgattagatgtttttaaaatttgaagGTTAGTAGAACATATGAAAgcataattaattttttgttttttgattcactatatattttatttttctcactaTTTTttataactaaacatgaaaaagtATGAGCGGtgtttaattgtgaaaaatatttttcatttttcattttcaaaaaaattacaaaaaatttagctaatttttttatgatatttgtatgaaataaatgaacaacatAAATAGTTTTTACTCTATCTGTGAAATGGTTTTACtttttatttctagttttttAAATAATTGCAAGAATGTGaccttgtttttcaaattttcaaatttataaaaGTTCGAAaacaacttcttcttcttctttttctaaaCTTTCAATCCTTACTTTACATATGGGGGCATGAAATTTGGATTAAACTTTAATTTATATAGATTATGTATAGAATTCGTTTTAAATCAActctaattcaaattcaaacctcAAAATCTATGATTTCacttatataaattttgaaaaattagaaaataatttatctctttgtgatcattttaaaatattaaaaaaattattttgcacatttatcttctacctttttaatacaaatcttaaaaaattttaaaataagctaaattttttataattcatTGGAAAAATAAATGTtcgaaaatgaaaaaaaaaaaaaaaaactattttctaagaaaaaaaaaatcaaagaagacAAAATCaaagtttctttttttcttttaatggtCTGAAACTCTAACCTTGGCAAGACTTTCAGACCCATTTAGACTGCACCAAATTAGAAGATAAAAATATTACGCCCGTCCATTGACTCATCATGATAATTCAGTAGGCAAAAGAAAAGTTATAGTTAGTTAAGTACTCACCAACAGTGGGGGTTCGAAATGTAGTCCATCCTTGCATGAAATTCCGACTACCAGTAACCACAGTTTGCCCAATTCCATCTCCAACAAGCATTATattggtcttcttcttcttcaagtcAATGTTCTCTGCATAAACTCCCTTCTTCACATATATAATATACCTCCTATTGCTATAGCTTGGAGCTTCCATTATCGCCTCTGTGATCGTCCGATGCCTCCCACTTCCATCCGCCGCCACAATCGTGTCTGCGTGCCTTTGATTCAGGCTACCATGAAGAAGCTCTTGATCACCTTTGGTCAACCATTTTGGAAAACCTTCCCCCTTGTGACCTTTCATAGTACTATTTCTTTGAGATGGCCTAAATGGCAAACTATGCATCCCACTGTACATGGCCAAAACATTGCCTACAAGTTGAGTGACTTGCATTAGGCTTCCCTTGATAAAGTTCTCGAGCCGGTGGTCGGTGCCCTCGAATCCTTCCAAACATGTGTCTTGGTTGCTCAAGGCAGCACTTAACCAAGCTTTTAGGTTTCCTTCAGAGTGTTCAGTACCCGAACCAGCCCTTATCTTTCTCATCTCCCCCAAAGACCAAGCTATCTCCGAGATTGAAAAATCAAGGAGTTCCTTGCAATCCTCGATAGCGTTTTGTTCGCGGTAGCTGATGGACAAAGAGTCAAAGTTTGAGATTATTTGCATGGCAAGCTTGGCTTCATTGAGGGTGGTTTTTAGTGCAGCACTTAGCATTGAACTAGGGTTTTGGCGAGTACCGGTTTTTTCAACCTCGGCTTGGAGGTTCAAGAGGCATGAGCTTTGGTTTGGCACATTGGTGCAAGCTTGCATGACCATGGCTTGCAAGGTTTGGTCATGATAGGCGGCGGTGGAGGTTGATACTGCATGTGATAGAGAAGGAAGGAGAATCATCTTGAGAAAGATCATCCAAAGGACATTGGCAAATGCCATAGCCTGGTTTAATTTGGTGGAGGGAGGAGAAGTAAAAAATGATGTTTAGTTTAATTCGTGGGTCTTTCTTCTACATGTGTAGAAATTTATTGTATGAAGGGACAACGAAGGAATTGTTTGTTTGGAAAGAAAAGGTAGAAGGAGTGCTGTAGAAAACTTTAGATTATGCTTTTTCCAAAGAAAGAAGTTCAAGTTATGCTTATTCCTTGCTGGGCATGGTTTGATGATATTCATGTCTTCTTGATTAATTATTAGATTGCTTGCTTCTATGGAAACTTGGAGCCTTGCAGGGTCTCCTCCACATGCATGCCGCATGGTGGAAAAGAGAAGTATGCACACCAAGTATATGACATGTTCATCTTTACAATCTGGTTAATTCTGACAATTGATCAATGCACAGTGAATATATACTATATTAATTATTGACATCATTTGTATAGTTGATCTTGGTTTTAACTTGGCTATTCTCATATTTTTGGATCGTCAAATTTACTAGCTCAAAAATTCTCTTAGTTTGCTTTTAGAACATGAGTTTTGAACTTAGTATTTGGATTTGATTGGATGTGGACAAATTTAAACACAATTTTATATtccatcttatccaaatccaatacaaatacAAATCTAAAACCTATCCAAACATAGAGTTAGGGACTATTAAGATCAAAGATTTTACTTAGAGATAGTAAAAgacaaaaaaacaagaagaagaaaaagaagtcaaTTTTGATTACATTTTCTTCCTATGCGAAAGATtattacaaataaaaatttattctaatatgaaAAAATTATGACAAATTAGATGTCATGATgcacaaaattaaaattttgctcattaattctatatatatttttattttaaaattgaaattgtgTTACTCAAATATTAATACTATCTAGTTTCATATAAAGTAACATGCCCCTTCATCACATGGTTGTCTCCCCTATTGAATGAAAGAGACCACACTACCACATTCTTTGATGCCCTTTGCCATTAGCCAAAGCCGTTTAAAGTGATTAATCAGTTCAAAATGCTTAAATTACTTGATTGTagatttaattaaatttataacataaatatttgccCTAGCCGCGAGATTGGGCGAATCCAAGTATCAAGTTTTGCGAGGTTTCGATCAAAACTCAAGTACCCAAACTAAGCTCATTCCAATATCGGGCAAACTAAAAGTTTTTTTTAACCATATATCAGGTGAGCTCAATTTATATTTTGGAGCACGAGTAAATTATATGCAAAACAAGggtttgtgaaaattttaaaatcaaacctAAAAACATATTCATTCctattcaaaatttaatcaagTCAAAtcaaactatttttagtataggatatgaacaaaaaaataattaaataataaataatattagcAACAAAGCCTCCTATTGATATAAAATTCAAAAAGACAAAAAATAGATCGTCTATCTACAATTTGTTAAACACAACCATTCTATGATTTTTCAATAATTCTAACCTCATGTTTTAGAATTCAGAATTCGAACTTAAAGTTGAATATGTAGATTggaataaaatacaatacaaaattacaccgaattttgtttaaatttgcaCAAATTCAATCCCAAAACTTGAAGTTGGCGCTCCCAACACAATCTAATTTGCCGCATCACATGTATTTCTAACGTGTGGGAGATGGATCCAATTTCACTCTCTACACAATTATGAGGAAAAACAACTCTAGAAGTATTAGCAAATGTTGTATTCTTGAATTGTTAGTTTAGAGTTGTTAATTCGGTTGTTAGTTCATTACAtgtactagtataaatactaTCACTTGTATAACTTTTCATTATTCCAGaatatacaatttatttatttaacatggtatcagagcattttccTCTCTCAAAGTTCTTCCGTTGTTCCTTGCGAAGAGTTCTTGGTTCATCTGCCGAGCGTCCTATCGTCTTCCTCTGCAAATCCTCTTGCGGTCTTGCCTCACAAATCCGCTCCGCTCTGACGCTCTCCTCTGCAGATCCTCCTATTTTTGTTTCCAACGACACTTTTCAGCTCATCCTCATCTTCATTTCCTTTGGTCATCGTCGTTGAGAGGTTCGTCGTAGCTCTCATGGTTGCTGCCACCAGTTCGCCCCTCGCCGCAGTCGTCGAGAACTGCGGACTTTCTGCCGACTGGCTCGTCGCTCCATTCCGGCATTATTGTCGAGTCGGATCGGGATTGTACCCCATGCGAGCTCGTCT
It contains:
- the LOC131154177 gene encoding putative pectinesterase/pectinesterase inhibitor 22; its protein translation is MAFANVLWMIFLKMILLPSLSHAVSTSTAAYHDQTLQAMVMQACTNVPNQSSCLLNLQAEVEKTGTRQNPSSMLSAALKTTLNEAKLAMQIISNFDSLSISYREQNAIEDCKELLDFSISEIAWSLGEMRKIRAGSGTEHSEGNLKAWLSAALSNQDTCLEGFEGTDHRLENFIKGSLMQVTQLVGNVLAMYSGMHSLPFRPSQRNSTMKGHKGEGFPKWLTKGDQELLHGSLNQRHADTIVAADGSGRHRTITEAIMEAPSYSNRRYIIYVKKGVYAENIDLKKKKTNIMLVGDGIGQTVVTGSRNFMQGWTTFRTPTVAVSGKGFIARDMTFRNTAGPRNFQAVALRVDSDQSAFFRCSMESYQDTLYSHSLRQFFRECTISGTIDFIFGNGAAVLQNCNILTRQPLPHQKVTITAQGRKNPHQSTGFSIQDSRIYATQPTFLGRPWKQFSRTVFMNTYMSRLVQPRGWLEWYGNFALGSLYYGEYKNFGPGASLSGRVKWPGYHVIQDPADARFFTVGQFIDGMSWLPSTGIRFSAGLSD